Proteins encoded within one genomic window of Brassica rapa cultivar Chiifu-401-42 chromosome A09, CAAS_Brap_v3.01, whole genome shotgun sequence:
- the LOC103833928 gene encoding plant UBX domain-containing protein 10: protein MVDVADKLGYFQAITGLEDADLCTEILQAHGWDLELAISSFTSSSSSSSSRVDGDHNREPFTEFDDGRAFRPPGIAWKIITLPVSIVSGSLGLASSAIGFGFWVAGGALSYSLAMLGFGSGRGGSETESSSSSSAAAGEAMEFIALFDRDYGRNPLKPGFVSEGFMDALQLSRSQFKLLFVYLHSPDHPDTPAFCERTLCSEGVVAFLNENFVAWGGSIRSSEGFKMSNSFKASRFPFCAVVMPAANHRIALLQQVEGPTTPEEMIAILQRVVEDSSSVLVTARVEAEERRTNLRLREEQDAAYRAALEADQARERQRQEDQERIEREAAEAERKRKEEEEARERAEREAAEREAARVRMRQEKALALGDEPEKGPDVTQVLVRFPNGERKGRRFESNTKIQTLYDYVDSLGVLETEEYSLITNFPRTVYGRDKESMSLKDAGLHPQASLFIEIN, encoded by the exons ATGGTTGACGTCGCCGACAAATTGGGTTACTTCCAGGCGATTACAGGTCTCGAAGATGCCGATTTATGCACAGAGATCCTCCAAGCTCATGGCTGGGACCTCGAACTCGCTATCTCCTCCttcacatcatcatcatcatcatcgtcttccCGCGTCGATGGCGATCACAATCGCGAACCCTTCACTGAATTTGACGACGGGAGAGCGTTCAGACCTCCGGGAATCGCCTGGAAGATCATCACCTTACCGGTTTCGATCGTCTCCGGTAGCTTAGGGTTAGCTTCTAGTGCGATCGGGTTCGGATTCTGGGTTGCCGGTGGAGCTTTGAGTTATTCACTTGCCATGTTAGGGTTTGGATCAGGTCGTGGTGGCTCTGAGACTgagtcgtcgtcgtcgtcgtcggcGGCGGCAGGTGAAGCGATGGAGTTCATTGCTTTGTTCGATAGAGACTATGGGAGAAACCCTCTAAAGCCTGGTTTTGTATCCGAAGGTTTCATGGACGCGCTTCAGCTATCTAGGAGCCAGTTTAAGCTCCTGTTTGTTTACTTGCACTCTCCCGACCATCCTGATACGCCTGCGTTTTGCGAGAGGACGCTTTGCAGCGAAGGGGTTGTTGCGTTTTTGAATGAAAACTTTGTGGCTTGGGGAGGTAGTATACGATCTAGTGAAGGGTTTAAGATGAGTAATAGCTTCAAGGCTTCCAGGTTTCCTTTTTGCGCTGTCGTTATGCCTGCTGCTAATCACAGAATCGCTCTTCTCCAGCAG GTGGAAGGACCAACAACTCCAGAAGAAATGATTGCTATACTGCAAAGAGTTGTAGAAGATAGTTCATCTGTTCTTGTAACCGCAAGGGTTGAGGCAGAGGAAAGAAGAACCAATTTGCGCCTGAGAGAGGAACAGGATGCTGCTTACAGGGCTGCTCTTGAAGCCGATCAA GCAAGGGAGCGACAGAGACAGGAAGATCAAGAGCGTATAGAAAGAGAAGCTGCTGAAGCAGAGAGGAAAcgcaaagaagaggaagaagctcGGGAGAGAGCAGAGCGTGAAGCTGCAGAGAGAGAAGCTGCTAGAGTGAGAATGAGACAAGAGAAAGCTCTTGCTCTTGGAGACGAACCTGAGAAAGGTCCTGATGTCACACAA GTTTTGGTACGGTTTCCGAATGGAGAAAGAAAAGGGAGGAGGTTTGAAAGCAACACCAAGATACAGACATTGTACGACTACGTTGATTCACTTGGAGTGCTGGAAACAGAAGAGTATAGCTTGATTACAAACTTCCCAAGAACAGTGTACGGAAGAGACAAAGAGTCAATGTCACTGAAAGATGCTGGTTTGCATCCTCAGGCTAGTCTCTTCATTGAGATCAACTGA
- the LOC103833926 gene encoding uncharacterized protein LOC103833926 — protein sequence MKLSEARGKEEKQGRQHFQHDLKNMISSLTHMGAEKGGPSQYEEREEDEGVRVITLSGSNIGATMKTELDNNHGENKHELDFLTTFVNSNFQAVNNSLMMGAKYETHDPGVHLDISGDVEKPLMKASARETKDKKGKTPARS from the coding sequence ATGAAGCTAAGCGAGGCAAGAGGCAAAGAAGAGAAGCAGGGGAGACAACATTTCCAGCACGATCTAAAAAACATGATCTCGTCTTTAACACACATGGGAGCAGAGAAGGGAGGACCGAGCCAATATGAAGAAAGGGAGGAGGATGAAGGCGTCAGAGTTATCACGCTCTCTGGATCCAACATAGGAGCCACCATGAAGACAGAGCTCGACAACAATCATGGAGAAAACAAACATGAGCTTGATTTCCTTACTACCTTCGTTAACAGCAACTTTCAAGCTGTGAACAACTCGCTAATGATGGGGGCCAAGTACGAGACTCATGATCCCGGCGTTCATCTTGACATCTCGGGCGATGTGGAGAAGCCTTTGATGAAGGCATCTGCGAGGGAGACAAAGGATAAGAAGGGGAAGACTCCTGCTCGAAGTTGA
- the LOC103833929 gene encoding oligopeptide transporter 7, translated as MEESEQVLPLLTKVKDLTNPSPASSSSSCETREEAEDFCLPISSNEEGEEEENSPIREVALTVPTTDDPSLPVLTFRMWVLGTLSCILLSFLNQFFWYRREPLSISAISAQIAVVPLGRLMAAKISDRVFLQGSKWEFTLNPGPFNVKEHVLITIFANAGAGSVYAIHVVTVVKAFYMKNITFFVSFVVIVTTQVLGFGWAGIFRKYLVEPAEMWWPANLVQVSLFRALHEKEERTKGGLTRTQFFVIAFVCSFAYYVFPGYLFQMLTSLSWVCWFFPTSVMAQQIGSGLHGLGVGAIGLDWSTISSYLGSPLASPWFATANVGVGFVLAIYVVVPICYWLDVFKAKTFPLYSSSLFTSEGSKYNITSIIDSKFHLDLQAYEREGPLYLSTFFAISYGIGFAALSATIVHVSLFHGREIWDQSKQSFKEKKIDIHTRLMRRYKEVPEWWFWCILAINISVTIFACEYYIDQLQLPWWGVLLACSVAIIFTLPIGILTAITNQAPGLNIITEYIIGYIYPGYPVANMCFKVYGYISMKQAVLFLQDFKLGHYMKIPPRNMFMAQIVGTLLSCLVYLATAWWLMETIPNICDSISNSVWTCPSDKVFYDASVIWGLIGPRRIFGDLGLYKSVNWFFLVGAIAPVLVWLASRMFPRQQWIKLINMPVLISAISSMPPATAVNYTTWLLAGFLSGFVVFRYRPHLWQRYNYVLSGALDAGLAFMGVLLYMCLGLENVSLDWWGNELDGCPLASCPTAANIIVDGCPLYT; from the exons ATGGAAGAATCAGAACAAGTTCTTCCTCTAC TAACAAAAGTCAAAGATCTGACAAACCCATCACCagcctcatcatcttcatcatgcgAAACCAGAGAGGAAGCAGAGGATTTCTGTTTACCAATCTCCAGCAacgaggaaggagaagaagaagagaactcTCCAATACGAGAAGTAGCTCTCACCGTTCCGACAACAGATGACCCTTCATTACCTGTGCTAACATTCCGCATGTGGGTCTTAGGAACTCTTTCGTGTATCCTCTTGTCCTTTCTCAATCAGTTTTTCTGGTACAGAAGAGAGCCTCTCTCAATCTCCGCCATCTCTGCCCAAATCGCCGTCGTGCCTCTTGGTCGTCTCATGGCGGCAAAAATCTCCGACAGAGTCTTCCTCCAAGGGTCAAAATGGGAATTCACGTTGAATCCAG GTCCATTTAATGTGAAAGAGCATGTGTTGATCACTATTTTCGCTAACGCCGGAGCTGGATCTGTTTACGCCATTCACGTCGTCACCGTTGTGAAGGCGTTTTATATGAAAAACATAACCTTCTTTGTCTCTTTCGTTGTTATCGTTACCACCCAA gttttagggtttggtTGGGCCGGAATATTCAGGAAATACCTGGTTGAACCGGCGGAGATGTGGTGGCCGGCCAATCTTGTTCAAGTTTCACTCTTTAG AGCGTTGCATGAGAAAGAAGAACGGACAAAAGGCGGACTGACACGTACACAGTTCTTCGTGATAGCATTTGTCTGCAGTTTCGCATATTATGTGTTTCCGGGATACTTATTTCAGATGTTGACGTCATTGTCGTGGGTTTGCTGGTTCTTTCCAACATCAGTCATGGCCCAACAGATCGGGTCGGGTCTCCACGGCTTAGGTGTTGGAGCCATAGGACTCGACTGGTCAACCATTTCCTCTTATTTGGGTAGTCCACTTGCTAGTCCATG GTTCGCAACTGCTAATGTGGGTGTAGGATTTGTGCTGGCGATATACGTCGTGGTGCCGATATGCTATTGGCTTGATGTGTTTAAGGCCAAAACCTTCCCTTTATATTCGAGCTCTCTTTTCACAAGCGAAGGTTCAAAGTATAATATCACATCCATTATAGACTCTAAGTTCCACCTTGACCTTCAAGCTTACGAGCGTGAAGGCCCTTTGTATCTGAGCACTTTCTTCGCCATCAGTTATGGTATTGGCTTTGCCGCTCTAAGCGCTACCATCGTCCACGTCTCTCTCTTCCATGGAAG GGAGATATGGGACCAAAGCAAACAGAGTTTTAAAGAGAAGAAAATAGACATACACACGAGACTGATGAGAAGGTACAAGGAAGTCCCAGAGTGGTGGTTTTGGTGTATTCTCGCTATCAATATTAGTGTCACAATCTTTGCTTGTGAGTATTACATAGACCAACTTCAGTTACCATGGTGGGGTGTTCTCTTGGCATGTTCAGTCGCCATTATCTTTACACTTCCTATTGGTATCCTAACCGCTATCACCAACCAG GCTCCAGGATTGAACATTATTACAGAATATATCATAGGATATATCTACCCAGGATACCCAGTCGCAAATATGTGCTTTAAAGTATATGGATACATAAGCATGAAGCAAGCCGTCTTATTTCTTCAAGACTTCAAACTTGGTCACTACATGAAGATTCCACCTAGAAATATGTTCATGGCACAG ATCGTTGGAACACTTTTATCATGTTTGGTGTACCTCGCAACAGCTTGGTGGCTAATGGAGACCATCCCCAACATATGTGATTCAATTTCTAACTCGGTTTGGACATGTCCAAGCGATAAAGTCTTCTACGATGCATCTGTGATATGGGGACTTATAGGACCACGTAGAATATTTGGAGATCTTGGTTTATACAAATCTGTTAACTGGTTCTTCCTCGTGGGAGCTATTGCTCCAGTTCTTGTATGGTTAGCCTCAAGGATGTTTCCCAGACAGCAGTGGATCAAGCTTATAAACATGCCAGTTCTTATTAGTGCAATCAGCTCGATGCCACCCGCAACAGCTGTGAACTACACAACATGGCTTCTTGCCGGATTCTTATCTGGATTTGTTGTGTTTAGATACAGACCACATCTATGGCAGAGGTATAATTATGTTTTGTCAGGAGCATTGGATGCTGGATTAGCATTTATGGGTGTTTTGCTTTATATGTGTTTGGGACTTGAGAATGTGAGTTTGGATTGGTggggaaatgagcttgatggtTGCCCTTTGGCCTCGTGTCCAACCGCTGCTAATATCATTGTTGATGGCTGCCCACTTTATACGTAA